The genome window TATTCTGGTGCATATTGCCAAAATTGATGGAACGATAACCAAGGACGAACTCAACACCATTAACAATTTTTTCCGGGTTAATCTTCGCTATACCTATGATCAGCTTTGCTGGGTAAAGGAACTTGTTAAGGAGGCTCAGAATTCCGAGACAACAATTGAAGAACTTATTACCCAGTTCAAATCAAAATTTGCCTATGAGCCAAGACTGATTTTAATTGAACTCATTTATCAGGTTATCTATTCTGGTGAAAAATTTATTGATCCTGAAGTTGAAATTGCCCAGAAAATTGCCGATTATCTTGAAATCTCAGCTTATGATCAGCAGACAATCCGCAACCGTCGCTTGCACACCCGAAGACAGGCAGTCAACGACGTCCAGCAGAGTCTCGATGTTTTGGGTTTGTCAGCTAATGCCAGCCCCGAAGAGATTAAGAAGGCCTATCGAACATTGAGTATGACCTATCATCCCGATAAGGTTGATCATCTTGGTGATGAATTTAAACAGGTCGCTGAAGAGAAGATGAAAGAGATTAATGCCGCCTATCAGTTCCTTAAAAAGCAACGTTTGTAAAGTATATCGTAATTACACTTTTGTAGACCATCAATATATTGGAGAATACTATGGGTATTTCAAAAAAAATGACAGCCTTTGCTGAACGCTCTTCCTGGATCCGGAAAATGTTTGAAGAAGGCACAAAAATGAAAGCAATTCACGGTGAAGATAAGGTTTTTGATTTCAGCCTGGGAAATCCTGACTTACCGCCACCTGCAAAATTTGATCAGGTTCTTAAGGAGTTGGCGGCATCAACTTCGCCTGGTGTACACAAATATATGCCCAATGGCGGTTATCCTTATGTGCGAGAGAAGATGGCCGCTAAAATCTCAGAGGAACAACAAGTAACTGTTGGTGCAGGTGAGATGTTAATGACCTGCGGTGCTGCCGGAGCTATAAATGTAGTGCTCAAATCTATTCTTGATCCTGGTGACGAAGTTATTCTTTTGAGCCCTTATTTTGTCGAATATAATTTCTATGTCGATAATCATGGCGGTGTTTCAAAAGTGGTTGCCACCGATGATCAATTTGATCTGGATCTTAATAAGATTGTTGCTGCTATTAATGAAAAAACCAAAGCCATTATTATTAATAGCCCCAATAATCCAACCGGTCAGATCTATTCAAACGAAAAAATACATAAACTTGGACATATACTTGAAGCTGCAAGTGAGAAATTCGGGACGATTTTTCTTATTTCCGACGAGCCGTATCGAAAAATTGTTTTTGAAGAGTATCAGGTGCCGAGCATTTTAAAAAACTACACGAACAGTATTATAGTTTCATCATTTTCTAAAGATCTGTCGTTGCCCGGAGAGCGCATCGGTTTTATAGCCGTTCACCCGGATATTGCCCACAAGGACTCTCTGATCGGAGCGTTAACCCTGGCCAATAGAATTTTAGGTTTTGTAAACGCCCCAGCTTTGATGCAACGGGTAGTCGCCCAATTGCAGGATGTCAGTGTCGATTGCAGTATATATGCTAAAAGAAGAGATGTCTTCTGTACTATTCTCAAAGATGCCGGATATACTTTTGTGCCCCCGAAAGGTGCTTTCTACGTCTTTCCAAAGTCACCAATTGCCGATGATGTGAAATTCACGGCCATTCTTCAAGATAACTTGATATTGGCTGTGCCTGGGACTGGGTTTGGTATGCCCGGTTATTTCAGATTGGCTTTTTGCGTTGAGGACTCTGTTATAGAACGGTCTGCTGAGGCTTTTGCCAAGGCTTTTAAGAGTGCGACATCTTAGAAAATATTTTGAATATCGCTGTTTTTGAGCCGTATTATGGTGGGTCTCATAAGGCTTTTTTGAAGAGCTTACAGGGACATTTTTCCCATAATTTCAA of Desulfobulbaceae bacterium contains these proteins:
- a CDS encoding TerB family tellurite resistance protein: MRQYQYHSQPGCGGCFLLIALFLLLAGGTPLLFDFLGFLLISGIFIILLGFAAFWGFTNFIKHKISTYERSQTQSHNDFVFLLVHILVHIAKIDGTITKDELNTINNFFRVNLRYTYDQLCWVKELVKEAQNSETTIEELITQFKSKFAYEPRLILIELIYQVIYSGEKFIDPEVEIAQKIADYLEISAYDQQTIRNRRLHTRRQAVNDVQQSLDVLGLSANASPEEIKKAYRTLSMTYHPDKVDHLGDEFKQVAEEKMKEINAAYQFLKKQRL
- a CDS encoding pyridoxal phosphate-dependent aminotransferase encodes the protein MGISKKMTAFAERSSWIRKMFEEGTKMKAIHGEDKVFDFSLGNPDLPPPAKFDQVLKELAASTSPGVHKYMPNGGYPYVREKMAAKISEEQQVTVGAGEMLMTCGAAGAINVVLKSILDPGDEVILLSPYFVEYNFYVDNHGGVSKVVATDDQFDLDLNKIVAAINEKTKAIIINSPNNPTGQIYSNEKIHKLGHILEAASEKFGTIFLISDEPYRKIVFEEYQVPSILKNYTNSIIVSSFSKDLSLPGERIGFIAVHPDIAHKDSLIGALTLANRILGFVNAPALMQRVVAQLQDVSVDCSIYAKRRDVFCTILKDAGYTFVPPKGAFYVFPKSPIADDVKFTAILQDNLILAVPGTGFGMPGYFRLAFCVEDSVIERSAEAFAKAFKSATS